A part of Synechococcus sp. KORDI-49 genomic DNA contains:
- a CDS encoding glucosamine-6-phosphate deaminase, with translation MSGFPHQLEQRSTAEALCDALAERLEDQLRARRCGDRPLGLATGRTMEPLYAALVRRLQGWRTDELAALKACWSSFNLDEYRGLAASDPRSYRRFMAEQLGGPLQIPDAALRLPDGSAADGDGAAAAYGAALARCGGIGVQLLGLGSNGHVGFNEPPCEADLPCRVVSLSSATRQQNAGMFGGDPAAVPSSAITLGLREILAAEEIHLVVTGAAKAAILRRLLAATQPDPQLPASWLLRHSRVWLWADAPALAPPLA, from the coding sequence GTGTCGGGATTCCCCCATCAGCTGGAGCAGCGCTCCACCGCGGAAGCCCTGTGTGACGCTCTGGCGGAACGGCTCGAGGATCAGCTGCGGGCACGGCGCTGCGGCGATCGCCCTCTGGGCCTGGCCACTGGACGCACCATGGAGCCGCTGTACGCCGCCCTGGTGCGGCGTCTGCAGGGTTGGCGCACGGACGAGCTGGCCGCTCTGAAGGCCTGCTGGAGCAGTTTCAACCTGGATGAGTACCGAGGCCTGGCGGCCTCGGATCCGCGCAGCTACCGCCGCTTCATGGCCGAACAGCTCGGGGGGCCGCTGCAGATCCCGGATGCCGCCTTACGGCTGCCGGATGGCTCCGCCGCCGATGGCGATGGAGCCGCTGCCGCTTACGGCGCCGCACTGGCTCGCTGCGGTGGCATCGGCGTGCAGCTTCTGGGGCTGGGCAGCAACGGTCATGTGGGGTTCAACGAACCCCCCTGCGAAGCGGATCTGCCCTGTCGGGTGGTGTCTCTCTCCAGCGCCACCCGACAGCAGAACGCCGGGATGTTCGGCGGGGATCCCGCAGCGGTGCCGTCGTCGGCGATCACCCTGGGGTTGCGGGAGATCCTCGCCGCCGAGGAGATCCATCTGGTGGTCACCGGAGCCGCGAAGGCGGCGATCCTGCGCCGGCTGCTGGCGGCGACACAGCCCGATCCACAGCTGCCGGCCTCCTGGCTGCTGCGTCACTCGCGGGTCTGGCTGTGGGCAGATGCACCAGCCCTGGCACCCCCCCTAGCTTGA